In the Campylobacter concisus genome, one interval contains:
- the rfaD gene encoding ADP-glyceromanno-heptose 6-epimerase — protein MNLNGKKIVITGGAGFIGSALAHYFDENFKDAHVLVVDKFRNDETFSNGNLKSFGHFKNLLGFRGEIYAGDINDRSTLEKIKNFAPDVIYHEAAISDTTVKEQDELIKTNVNAFVNLLDICESLGAKMIYASSGATYGNAKSPQTVGECEAPNNVYGFSKLSMDNINKIYAKRGVSVVGLRYFNVFGKGEFFKNKTASMVLQFGLQILAGKTPRLFEGSDQIKRDFVYIKDIIDANIKALDAPSGVYNAATGKARSFQDIADILQREIGVNLGNEYIKNPFIGSYQFHTEADVAPAREAFGFSATWSLEEAIKDYLPEIKRIYKEEING, from the coding sequence ATGAATTTAAATGGAAAAAAGATAGTTATAACTGGCGGCGCTGGCTTTATAGGCTCGGCGCTGGCGCATTATTTTGATGAAAATTTTAAAGATGCTCACGTGCTTGTCGTGGATAAATTTAGAAACGATGAGACATTTAGCAACGGCAACCTAAAAAGCTTTGGCCATTTTAAAAATTTACTTGGCTTTAGGGGTGAAATTTACGCTGGCGACATTAACGATCGCAGCACACTTGAAAAGATAAAAAACTTTGCTCCAGACGTCATCTACCACGAGGCAGCGATCTCAGATACGACCGTAAAAGAGCAAGATGAGCTAATAAAAACAAATGTAAACGCCTTTGTAAATTTGCTCGATATTTGCGAGAGTTTGGGCGCAAAGATGATCTACGCAAGCTCAGGCGCCACTTATGGCAACGCAAAGAGTCCACAAACCGTCGGCGAGTGCGAAGCACCAAATAACGTTTACGGCTTTAGCAAACTTAGCATGGATAATATCAATAAAATTTATGCAAAACGCGGTGTAAGCGTGGTTGGGCTGAGGTATTTTAATGTCTTTGGCAAGGGCGAGTTTTTCAAAAATAAAACTGCCTCGATGGTACTTCAGTTTGGTCTGCAAATTTTAGCTGGCAAGACCCCAAGACTCTTTGAAGGTAGCGACCAGATCAAAAGAGACTTTGTTTACATAAAAGATATTATTGATGCAAACATAAAAGCGCTTGATGCACCAAGTGGCGTCTATAACGCAGCTACTGGCAAAGCAAGAAGCTTTCAAGATATTGCTGACATCTTGCAGCGAGAGATCGGTGTAAATTTAGGCAACGAATACATAAAAAATCCATTTATTGGCTCATATCAGTTTCACACCGAGGCCGACGTAGCCCCAGCTCGCGAGGCATTTGGCTTTAGTGCGACTTGGAGCTTGGAAGAAGCGATAAAAGACTACTTGCCAGAAATAAAGAGAATTTACAAGGAAGAGATAAATGGCTAA
- a CDS encoding YaaA family protein yields the protein MALKILFSPSESKISINTNNKFNGKDLIFPELFDKRVEILNRYDEFLKNANLDEIKKLFGLKELEESKQLRESLSQKGSIKAILRYDGVAYKHLNYRGLDNEAQKYIDNNVLIFSNLFGPILAKDEIPEYKLKQGEKLDGFEISKFYEKNFSKAVNDFLQNDEILDLRAKFYEKFYTIKKEYITFCFVKNKKIVSHHVKAYRGEVLRQIANKLIKNKNELMSLNFKNLRLIDMKKIGLKTELTFEICE from the coding sequence ATGGCATTAAAAATTCTCTTTTCTCCAAGCGAAAGTAAAATTTCTATAAATACGAATAATAAATTTAATGGTAAGGATTTGATATTTCCAGAGCTTTTTGACAAAAGAGTTGAAATTTTAAACAGATACGATGAGTTTTTAAAAAACGCAAATTTAGACGAGATAAAAAAGCTTTTTGGACTAAAAGAGCTTGAAGAGAGCAAGCAGTTGCGAGAAAGCCTATCTCAAAAAGGCAGCATAAAAGCCATCTTAAGATATGATGGCGTAGCTTATAAACATCTAAACTATCGTGGTTTAGACAATGAGGCGCAAAAATATATAGATAATAATGTTTTAATATTTTCAAATTTATTTGGGCCTATCTTAGCAAAAGATGAGATACCAGAGTACAAACTAAAACAAGGTGAAAAGCTAGATGGCTTTGAAATTTCAAAATTTTATGAAAAAAATTTTAGTAAAGCGGTTAATGATTTTTTGCAAAATGATGAGATTTTAGACCTTAGAGCTAAGTTTTATGAAAAATTTTACACTATAAAAAAAGAATACATAACTTTTTGTTTTGTAAAAAATAAAAAAATAGTGAGTCATCACGTAAAAGCATATAGAGGCGAAGTCTTGCGCCAGATAGCAAATAAACTTATAAAAAATAAAAATGAACTAATGAGCTTAAATTTTAAAAATTTAAGGCTTATTGATATGAAAAAGATTGGGCTAAAGACCGAGCTTACGTTTGAAATTTGCGAGTAA
- the gmhA gene encoding D-sedoheptulose 7-phosphate isomerase — protein sequence MLKTMIKNELEAHQKIFSEHVNLLGSLECACQMVADTLKNGKKVLICGNGGSAADAQHFAAELTGRYKSERQPLPGIALTTDTSALTAIGNDYGFDYVFSRQFEALAQEGDLLVAISTSGNSKNVLEAIKSAKKMGVAVLGLSGKGGGAMNEGCDLNLVVSSSDTARIQESHIFFIHTICQAVDEVFRG from the coding sequence ATGCTAAAAACAATGATAAAAAATGAGCTCGAGGCTCACCAAAAGATCTTTAGCGAGCATGTAAATTTGCTAGGTAGCCTAGAGTGTGCTTGCCAGATGGTAGCTGATACGCTAAAAAATGGCAAAAAGGTGCTAATATGTGGCAACGGCGGCTCTGCAGCGGACGCTCAACACTTTGCAGCCGAGCTAACTGGCAGATATAAAAGCGAGCGCCAGCCACTACCTGGCATCGCGTTAACTACTGACACTTCGGCACTTACGGCCATTGGCAATGACTACGGCTTTGACTATGTTTTTTCACGCCAGTTTGAGGCTTTGGCGCAGGAGGGCGACTTGCTCGTGGCGATCTCAACAAGTGGCAACAGCAAAAACGTCCTTGAAGCGATAAAAAGTGCTAAAAAAATGGGCGTTGCAGTACTTGGACTTAGCGGTAAAGGCGGTGGTGCGATGAATGAAGGATGTGATCTAAATTTAGTCGTTAGCTCAAGCGATACCGCAAGGATCCAAGAGTCGCACATCTTTTTTATACATACGATCTGTCAGGCCGTAGATGAGGTTTTTAGGGGCTAA
- a CDS encoding flagellin, which yields MRITNQLRFSQTLHDYQKNMTGVNKSYKQLSNGLKIQDPYDGAATYNDAMRLDYEATTLTQVVDATGKSVNFSKNTDNALQEFEKQLENFKTKVVQAASSVHSKTSLEALANDLQGIKNHLVNIANTSVNGQFLFSGSAVDTKPIDGAGKYQGNRDYMKTSAGAQVELPYNIPGYDLFLGKDGDYSKILTTNVRLADQTRTDISYAPKFLNDNSKIKNMIGLNYASDSVVRSDGSYNGTINPDYDFLDNSNVNFPDTYFFMQGKKPDGTTFTSKFKMSANTTMAGLMEKIGMEFGNTKTTKVVDVSINNDGQFNIKDLTKGNQTIDFHMVAATSVAPNRGAIAQNNALDTVNSLEDLETMANNVPKTVHITEFVKSKYTDKDGNATNAFDYDKVRFERKDNELIANLPQVARRTGEYATDQTKLSEVSGTKESYDRNLYPKDVDARKRELFNIDNQEINLQVKSITGTKYDIKVKMGTAGGTNTPVQFDITSTPPGGTPSATRTLTVYNSDEFGSYRTYASDFTYRQLMDIVAMAASDNIPNPPHAENANFDTDIEKVKRDQNYNAYKEALSKTKGAVETTLDDKGRMVLTDKTKSVTNIEVTMHDAKNSDKFDGDSTGRDTAGNAGHPQGKGSVFSFNENNALTIDEPSTSVFQDLDNMIEAVRKGYYRADANSNDPRNTGMQGALQRLDHLIDHANKELTKIGSQSRLLTATKERAEVMKVNVQTVKNDVIDADYAESYLKFTQLSLSYQATLQASAKINQLSLLNYLN from the coding sequence ATGAGAATAACAAACCAACTACGTTTTAGTCAGACTTTGCATGACTACCAAAAAAATATGACTGGTGTAAATAAAAGCTACAAGCAGCTCTCAAATGGTTTGAAAATTCAAGATCCATACGATGGTGCTGCGACTTATAATGATGCGATGAGGCTTGATTATGAAGCAACTACCCTCACTCAAGTAGTTGATGCCACTGGTAAATCTGTAAATTTCTCAAAAAATACAGATAATGCATTACAAGAGTTTGAAAAACAGCTTGAAAATTTTAAGACAAAAGTAGTCCAAGCAGCTAGCAGTGTGCATAGTAAGACATCGCTAGAGGCTTTGGCAAATGACCTTCAAGGTATAAAAAATCACCTTGTAAATATTGCAAACACTTCGGTTAATGGGCAGTTTTTGTTTTCTGGAAGCGCTGTTGATACAAAGCCAATAGATGGTGCAGGAAAGTATCAAGGCAACCGTGATTATATGAAAACATCAGCTGGTGCTCAGGTTGAGCTTCCTTATAATATCCCAGGGTATGATCTATTTTTAGGAAAAGATGGCGATTACAGTAAAATTTTGACCACAAATGTTCGTTTAGCTGATCAAACTAGAACCGACATCTCTTATGCACCAAAATTTCTAAACGATAACAGCAAGATAAAAAATATGATCGGACTAAATTACGCTAGTGATTCAGTGGTTAGAAGTGACGGCTCTTACAATGGCACAATAAATCCGGATTATGATTTTTTAGATAATTCAAATGTAAATTTTCCAGATACATATTTTTTCATGCAAGGCAAAAAGCCAGACGGCACGACATTTACTAGCAAATTTAAGATGAGTGCAAATACAACAATGGCTGGGCTTATGGAAAAAATCGGCATGGAATTTGGCAATACAAAAACAACAAAAGTTGTTGATGTAAGCATAAATAACGATGGACAATTTAATATAAAAGATCTTACTAAAGGTAATCAAACTATTGACTTTCATATGGTTGCAGCCACGTCAGTAGCACCAAATCGTGGTGCAATCGCTCAAAACAATGCGCTTGATACGGTAAATTCTCTTGAAGATCTTGAAACTATGGCAAATAACGTTCCAAAAACGGTTCATATCACTGAGTTTGTAAAGAGCAAATATACCGATAAAGATGGAAATGCGACAAATGCATTTGACTATGACAAGGTTAGATTTGAAAGAAAAGATAATGAGCTAATCGCAAATTTACCTCAAGTAGCTAGAAGAACGGGCGAATATGCAACAGATCAGACAAAGCTAAGCGAAGTTTCTGGTACAAAAGAGAGCTACGATAGAAATTTATATCCAAAAGATGTCGATGCTAGAAAGAGAGAGCTTTTTAATATCGACAACCAAGAGATAAATTTACAAGTAAAGTCAATCACTGGCACAAAATATGACATAAAGGTAAAAATGGGCACAGCAGGGGGTACAAATACTCCAGTGCAATTTGACATAACATCTACACCACCAGGTGGCACACCTTCTGCAACTAGAACTTTAACAGTTTATAACTCAGATGAGTTTGGAAGTTACAGAACTTACGCTAGCGATTTTACTTATAGACAGCTCATGGATATCGTTGCTATGGCAGCAAGCGATAATATTCCAAACCCTCCACATGCAGAAAACGCAAATTTTGATACAGATATAGAAAAAGTAAAAAGAGATCAAAACTATAATGCCTATAAAGAGGCTTTATCAAAAACAAAGGGCGCGGTAGAGACAACTTTAGATGATAAAGGCAGAATGGTTTTAACTGATAAGACAAAATCAGTAACAAACATAGAAGTAACTATGCATGATGCAAAAAATAGCGATAAATTTGATGGCGATAGCACTGGTAGAGATACGGCTGGTAATGCTGGCCACCCTCAAGGAAAGGGTTCTGTCTTTAGCTTTAACGAAAATAATGCTTTAACTATTGATGAGCCAAGTACGAGCGTTTTTCAAGACCTTGATAATATGATTGAGGCTGTTAGAAAGGGATATTATAGAGCTGATGCAAATAGTAATGATCCACGAAATACTGGTATGCAAGGTGCATTACAAAGGCTTGATCATTTAATAGATCATGCAAATAAAGAGCTTACAAAGATCGGCTCTCAATCAAGACTTTTAACTGCTACAAAAGAGCGAGCCGAAGTAATGAAAGTGAATGTGCAAACTGTTAAAAATGATGTAATTGACGCAGACTATGCGGAGTCATATTTGAAATTTACGCAGCTTTCACTATCTTATCAAGCAACCCTACAAGCAAGTGCAAAGATAAATCAACTAAGCTTGCTAAATTATTTAAATTAA
- the gmhB gene encoding D-glycero-beta-D-manno-heptose 1,7-bisphosphate 7-phosphatase, whose amino-acid sequence MNKNKPIKALFLDRDGVINEDAGYVYEIKDFKFIDGIFDALREFAGAGYKLFVVTNQSGIGRGYYTQEQFDALNKFMLESFKKEQIFITKVYFCPHAPEADCACRKPNPKMILDACKDFNINPKNSLMIGDKPSDVEAGKRAGVGRNFLLDGINFKDVRDVLNKLKKEKSL is encoded by the coding sequence ATGAATAAAAATAAGCCTATTAAAGCACTTTTTCTGGATCGAGACGGCGTAATAAACGAAGATGCTGGATATGTTTACGAGATAAAAGATTTTAAATTTATCGATGGCATTTTTGATGCGTTAAGAGAATTTGCTGGGGCTGGCTATAAGCTCTTTGTCGTGACAAATCAATCAGGCATCGGCAGGGGCTACTACACGCAGGAGCAGTTTGATGCTCTAAATAAATTTATGCTAGAAAGCTTTAAAAAAGAGCAAATTTTTATCACTAAAGTCTACTTTTGTCCACACGCTCCAGAGGCGGATTGCGCTTGTAGAAAACCAAATCCAAAGATGATACTTGATGCCTGCAAAGATTTTAACATAAACCCTAAAAACTCGCTCATGATAGGCGATAAACCAAGTGACGTCGAGGCCGGCAAAAGAGCAGGTGTTGGTAGAAATTTCTTGCTTGATGGGATAAATTTTAAAGATGTAAGAGATGTTTTAAATAAGCTAAAAAAGGAAAAATCACTATGA
- a CDS encoding HU family DNA-binding protein: MKKAEFIQAVADKAGLSKKDTLKVVDATLETIQAVLEKGDTISFIGFGTFGTADRAARKARVPGTKKVIDVPASKAVKFKVGKKLKEAVAAGAAKKGKKK; this comes from the coding sequence ATGAAAAAAGCTGAATTTATTCAAGCTGTTGCCGATAAGGCTGGTCTTTCAAAAAAAGATACTCTAAAAGTTGTTGATGCTACTTTGGAGACAATCCAAGCAGTTCTTGAAAAAGGCGATACAATTAGCTTTATAGGCTTTGGTACTTTCGGTACTGCTGACAGAGCTGCAAGAAAAGCTAGAGTTCCTGGAACTAAAAAAGTTATCGACGTTCCTGCTAGCAAAGCAGTTAAATTCAAAGTTGGCAAAAAACTTAAAGAAGCAGTTGCTGCTGGTGCTGCTAAAAAAGGTAAAAAGAAATAA
- the rfaE1 gene encoding D-glycero-beta-D-manno-heptose-7-phosphate kinase — protein sequence MAKRVKILVVGDLMLDHYIWGSCDRISPEAPVQVVKINNETYTLGGAGNVVRNLLSLGANVSVASVLGDDEAGKKIKERLAELNVKDELILTEKGRESSIKSRIMASHQQVVRIDKESVVKINLEDELVLKVKENLANFKAVLLSDYGKGVLSEKVCQEIINECVRLNIPVLIDPKGSDYSKYKNATLLTPNKKEASEATNLKIKDKTELEKAIKQLKDELNLTYSIITISEEGIALYDDRLHIFAAKAKEVFDVTGAGDTVLATLGYMLATGADIKEAIKIANLAAAVVVAKIGSATASFSEIEQLLNSSFGANFEHKLKSVEELEEILSQKGKKKVVFTNGCFDILHAGHVKYLARARELGDLLVVGLNSDASVKRLKGEARPINSQDDRACVLSGLGFVDYVVIFDEDTPLNLITKIKPDVLVKGADYKDKEVVGSEIVKEVRLIDFVEGKSTTGIIKRIKDAKNNDKK from the coding sequence ATGGCTAAGAGAGTTAAAATTTTAGTCGTCGGCGATCTCATGCTGGACCACTATATCTGGGGTAGCTGCGACCGTATCTCGCCTGAAGCGCCAGTGCAGGTTGTAAAGATAAACAATGAAACCTACACGCTTGGTGGCGCTGGCAACGTGGTGAGAAATTTACTCTCTCTTGGCGCAAATGTGAGCGTGGCTAGCGTCTTAGGAGATGATGAGGCTGGCAAAAAGATAAAAGAGAGACTTGCTGAGCTAAATGTAAAAGATGAGCTCATACTCACCGAAAAAGGGCGTGAAAGCTCGATAAAAAGCCGTATCATGGCATCCCACCAGCAAGTTGTCAGGATTGATAAAGAGAGCGTTGTCAAGATAAATTTAGAAGATGAGCTCGTCTTAAAAGTCAAAGAAAATCTTGCAAATTTCAAGGCCGTCTTGTTAAGCGACTACGGTAAAGGCGTGCTTAGCGAAAAGGTCTGCCAAGAGATCATAAACGAGTGCGTGAGACTAAATATCCCAGTTCTTATTGACCCAAAAGGCAGTGACTACTCAAAGTATAAAAACGCGACCCTTCTAACGCCAAATAAAAAAGAGGCGAGCGAGGCTACAAATTTAAAGATAAAAGACAAGACCGAGCTTGAAAAGGCGATAAAACAGCTAAAAGACGAGCTAAATTTGACCTATTCGATCATCACGATCTCAGAAGAGGGCATCGCGCTATATGACGACAGGCTGCACATCTTTGCCGCTAAAGCAAAAGAGGTCTTTGACGTCACAGGTGCCGGGGATACGGTGCTAGCTACACTTGGCTATATGCTAGCAACTGGTGCTGACATAAAAGAGGCGATAAAGATAGCAAACCTCGCTGCAGCCGTCGTCGTGGCAAAGATAGGTAGCGCAACGGCTAGCTTTAGCGAGATCGAGCAGCTGCTAAATAGCTCATTTGGGGCAAATTTCGAGCATAAGCTTAAAAGCGTTGAGGAGTTAGAAGAAATTTTGAGCCAAAAGGGCAAGAAAAAGGTCGTTTTCACAAATGGCTGCTTTGATATCTTGCACGCTGGACACGTAAAATACCTAGCCCGTGCAAGAGAGCTTGGCGATCTTTTGGTCGTTGGGCTAAATTCTGACGCTTCAGTTAAGAGGCTAAAAGGCGAGGCGAGACCTATAAACTCGCAAGATGATAGAGCCTGCGTGCTAAGTGGGCTTGGGTTTGTCGATTATGTCGTGATATTTGACGAGGATACGCCATTAAATTTGATAACAAAGATAAAGCCGGACGTGCTTGTAAAAGGGGCTGATTATAAAGATAAAGAGGTCGTTGGTAGCGAGATCGTAAAAGAGGTCAGGCTGATTGACTTTGTCGAGGGCAAAAGCACAACAGGGATAATAAAAAGGATAAAAGATGCTAAAAACAATGATAAAAAATGA
- a CDS encoding c-type cytochrome — MKKLLIVSSVAALLSTAAFAADGAAIYKKCIACHGAKAEKMFNNKVPALTSLDAAAIEEALKGYKTGANKFGLGAMMKPIATPMSDEDAKAVAEYIQTLK, encoded by the coding sequence ATGAAAAAATTACTAATTGTTTCTAGCGTTGCGGCTCTACTTTCAACTGCTGCCTTTGCTGCAGATGGTGCTGCTATCTACAAAAAATGCATCGCCTGTCATGGTGCAAAAGCTGAAAAAATGTTTAATAATAAAGTTCCAGCTTTAACATCTCTTGATGCAGCAGCTATCGAAGAGGCACTAAAGGGTTATAAAACAGGAGCAAATAAATTTGGTCTTGGCGCTATGATGAAACCAATCGCTACTCCAATGAGCGACGAAGATGCGAAAGCAGTAGCTGAATACATCCAAACTTTAAAATAA
- a CDS encoding DNA translocase FtsK 4TM domain-containing protein: MKLKRAIISLFYKGSKILRHILFTIFVCIFIYFGIATAAPTADFVGSLGQGLGVLNIKYFGLIAYVYPFLLIILGYFVYKNFKKFDFDFAQFLVGIFLFFVAFLMFQALSASSVNGGIIGNFIVSALKEVIGSIGTAVAILMMFIISLGLAFRENFIIVLRKAFVDREPKSYEASKNLKDIKPRQIPKIERKRSKSEGIKEEELIEAQVLNDDEQSLDEELESESEKESRASTINGVEILNEVAENKKLLDQIERGNVEKPKNFVLPPLKFLNDPPKRSHSVNETEIDQQISNLLDKLRKFKIDGDVVRTYTGPIVTTFEFRPAPHIKVSKILTLQDDLAMALKAQTIRIQAPIPGKDVVGIEVPNQNLETIYLKEILESEVFKNASSPLTMALGKDIVGAPFVTDLKKLPHLLIAGTTGSGKSVGINAMLLSLLYRNSPQTLRLMMIDPKMLEFSIYNDIPHLLTPVITEAKKAITALANMVAEMERRYKIMSQTRTKNIESYNEKMKEEGGEQFPYIVVIIDELADLMMTSGKDVELYIGRLAQMARASGIHLIVATQRPSVDVVTGLIKANLPSRISYRVGQRIDSKVILDQMGAESLLGRGDMLFTPPGSPGVIRLHAPFASEKEIETVVNFLKEQQDVVYDEKFLIEEGTSGSVAAGPLGEDELDELYEEAKEIILSEQKTSISYLQRRLKIGYNKAANIIEQMEKMGVLSPVNAKGQREIL; this comes from the coding sequence ATTAAACTCAAGCGTGCTATAATAAGCCTTTTTTATAAAGGATCTAAAATTTTACGACATATCTTATTTACAATTTTTGTTTGCATTTTTATATATTTTGGTATCGCTACAGCTGCTCCAACTGCTGATTTTGTTGGCTCGCTTGGACAAGGTCTTGGTGTTTTAAATATCAAATATTTTGGACTTATTGCGTATGTTTATCCATTTTTATTGATCATTTTGGGCTATTTTGTCTATAAAAATTTTAAGAAATTTGATTTTGATTTTGCTCAGTTTTTAGTAGGAATTTTCCTCTTTTTTGTAGCTTTTTTGATGTTTCAAGCCTTGAGTGCTTCAAGTGTAAATGGCGGTATAATTGGAAATTTCATAGTTAGTGCCTTAAAAGAGGTGATCGGCTCTATCGGCACTGCGGTTGCTATACTTATGATGTTTATTATCTCGCTTGGGCTTGCTTTTAGGGAAAATTTTATCATTGTTTTAAGAAAGGCTTTTGTCGATAGAGAGCCAAAAAGCTACGAGGCGAGTAAAAATTTAAAGGATATAAAACCAAGACAAATCCCAAAGATAGAACGCAAGAGGTCAAAATCTGAAGGTATAAAAGAAGAAGAGCTTATCGAAGCTCAGGTACTAAATGATGATGAACAGAGTTTAGATGAAGAGCTAGAGTCTGAGTCAGAAAAAGAGAGCAGGGCCTCAACTATAAATGGAGTTGAAATTTTAAACGAAGTGGCTGAAAACAAGAAGCTGCTTGATCAAATAGAACGAGGCAATGTCGAAAAGCCAAAGAATTTTGTCTTACCACCGCTTAAATTTTTAAACGATCCGCCAAAACGCTCGCACAGCGTAAATGAAACGGAAATCGATCAGCAAATTTCTAATTTGCTTGATAAACTTCGTAAGTTTAAAATAGACGGCGATGTGGTTAGAACTTATACTGGGCCTATCGTCACGACATTTGAGTTTCGTCCAGCTCCACATATCAAGGTAAGTAAAATTTTAACACTTCAAGATGACCTAGCGATGGCACTAAAGGCTCAAACGATCCGTATTCAAGCGCCGATCCCTGGTAAAGATGTGGTAGGCATCGAGGTACCAAATCAAAACTTAGAAACTATATACCTAAAAGAAATTTTAGAGAGCGAAGTCTTTAAAAATGCAAGTAGCCCGCTGACTATGGCGCTTGGCAAAGATATCGTTGGTGCTCCTTTTGTGACTGACCTTAAAAAACTACCTCATTTGCTAATCGCTGGAACTACAGGATCTGGCAAAAGTGTGGGTATAAACGCGATGCTTTTAAGCTTACTTTATAGAAATAGCCCACAAACTTTGCGCCTAATGATGATAGATCCAAAGATGCTTGAATTTAGCATATATAACGATATCCCGCACCTTTTGACACCGGTTATCACAGAGGCTAAAAAGGCGATCACTGCACTTGCAAATATGGTCGCTGAGATGGAGCGAAGATATAAGATAATGAGCCAAACTCGTACGAAAAATATAGAGAGCTACAATGAAAAGATGAAAGAGGAGGGCGGCGAGCAGTTCCCGTATATCGTTGTGATCATCGATGAGCTTGCTGATCTGATGATGACTAGTGGCAAGGATGTGGAGCTTTATATAGGCCGCCTAGCACAGATGGCAAGAGCTAGCGGTATACACTTGATAGTGGCAACCCAGCGCCCAAGTGTCGATGTCGTGACTGGCCTTATAAAGGCAAATTTACCAAGCAGGATAAGCTATAGAGTAGGGCAGAGGATCGATAGTAAGGTTATCTTGGATCAAATGGGAGCTGAGAGCTTGCTCGGACGTGGAGATATGTTATTTACACCTCCAGGAAGCCCTGGTGTGATAAGGTTACATGCACCATTTGCTAGCGAAAAAGAGATAGAAACGGTTGTAAATTTCTTAAAAGAGCAACAAGATGTAGTTTATGACGAGAAATTTTTAATAGAAGAAGGTACAAGCGGAAGCGTGGCTGCTGGTCCTCTAGGAGAAGATGAACTTGATGAACTTTACGAAGAGGCCAAAGAGATCATTTTAAGTGAGCAAAAAACGTCGATCAGTTATCTGCAAAGGCGTTTAAAAATAGGGTACAACAAAGCTGCAAACATAATAGAGCAAATGGAGAAAATGGGTGTTTTAAGTCCAGTGAATGCAAAAGGACAAAGAGAAATTTTATAG